AGTGATTTTTCTGCCCGCATGCGAGTCTGAAGCGCTTTGGGGTCCGTCAGAGGGAGGATGGAGGCTGCTGGGGTGGACAGGAGCAGGGTTAGTTTTGCCTGTGCCTGGCGGAAGGTGCTGGGATGCGGTGCCGGAACgctataaaaaataaaaaaaaatagagaaaggaaagggggaaaaaaagggaaagaaaaaaaaggaaaaataatacaaaaaaaaaggaaaagaaaagaaaaaaaaaggagctgaGCCGCATGGAGGGAGCAGGGGCTCCCCAGGGGCTGCGGGGTCAGGGGTACATCCCCTAAGTTTGGGAGATGCCACctaggggaggggaaaaaaggaaaaagaaacaaaaaaggtgaaaaaactAAAATTCTCCCAAATTTGCAATTTGGGGAGATAGGGAAGGGGATGGGTCTTGGCAGCTGGAGTGGCAGGGGGCTGTGAGCACCCCAAGAGGGGTGGAGGGAACATGCTGCTCCCAGGGGCAGGGGGTCAACCCACTGCTCAGTTTGGGAACATGGAGCTGGAGGGTTTGGGGAGGATTATTTAGTATCTAAATGGAAGAAGTTCCACTTTATTGTAACTTATATTAATTtactattttaatttatatttattttcatttcatttaaaccatttaaataattaatttttaaaaatataaaatttctattttcattttttcagatttagtttaattttccaagtttttaagatttattttttatttttaaatatttaatttttttattttttaatttaactgtgttaactattttaatttttcattttttgaaatttattttcatttttcatattttacattttatttttccattttaaaaaagcaatttcactttcttctttaaaaaattatttattcacaCTGTAAAAATTCAGATTAGTTTTCAATTTTTGAaagttcttttaatttttccattttaaattttattttaatctttcaatTACAATAAAATCTGAATTCACTTTAGGGGACTTAGACatgctttggggggggggggtgctgaGCCACCCTTCGATCTACTTGGTGTGGAGGACAGCACCTTTGTGCCCATCCTCCCCGGCAGGGGGAAGCTGACAGCAAAGGACCTTTCCCCGCACACCCTCCAGATGCCGAGATGCCGACGGCCGCTCTCAGCATCCCTGGTCTCTAATTTGCCATTTCCAAATTAATCTGTTGGACTCCCTTTTTAATTTGCACCCATGGACATGAGGAGGAGGGGGGTAGAGGGTTGACTTTTTTGGCCATGGCGGACCTAGCCGGGCAGCGCGGGTCTCCGTTAGATCTCGTTGTGCTCGCTGATGCCGCCGGCAATGTCGTACTCACTGGAGCGGGGTGACATGCCCAGGTACTGCTTCAGGAACTCGCTAAACCTCTTCTGGTTGTTCCACTTCCTCGCCGACTTGCGGACCCCGATGAAGCCCCCGTACCGCTTCTGCACCCCCCTGGCCATCGGTGCCGGCCACGAGCCACGTGTCCCACGTGGGAAACTGCCGAGTCGTCGGGAAATGTCCTCGGGTGGCTGCAGGAAGGCTCCCGGCTCCTCTTCGACACCTTCATCTTCGGCCTCCCGTCGCTGCAGCAGCTCGCTCACCTGCAGCGGGCTCACCGGCACCGCTGCCACCGCATCGTGCCAGGGATCGCCAGCGTCCTGGAGGTCGCGGGGCCGCGGGGCAGGTCGGCCAGcggcagcagcacacagctcccAAGTGGCCCGTGGCACAGCTTCGCCTTCACACTCCAGGATGCAGATCTGCATGGGAAACACAGGGATAGGCATCAGACGGGGTTTGGTACATGGGGTGGTGAACCCTAATGCCAGGTGTTCTGGCATTCCCCCACTTCCAGCCTGTCCAGTGATGCAATGCATTGGAAGACACCCACGGAAAGGTGCCAGCAGCTCATCAGCCCTTTCTTGGCCTCATTCAGTGAGGTGCCCCTTCCCAAATCCTGTTCCTGGGCTCCCAGTGGTGGTGGAGACAATGGAGAGCCATGGCAGCTACTCACCATTCCTCTCCAGATGCTCCAGTCCTTGCTGGATATGCTCCATACTTCCCAGTTGACATCCGTGATCCCATTCCACCACCCCATACTTCACACTGCTGGACCTTTAGCTGGGCACAAGGCCAGAAAATCACCCAGTGATGggatggcagagctgggaagggacCTCTAGCTTTGCCCATGAGTTGTTCTTTCCCAGGGGCAGGACTTTGCTCTTCTCCTTattgaatttcatgaggttcTTATTAGCCCATTTCTTCAGCCTGTCAAGGtgcctctggatggcagcacgACCCTGTGCTCTACAGTCTGcacctcccagctctgcatcATCTGGTACTTGCTCAGGGTGCATCTGCCACATCATCCCAGTCATTAACGAAGATGTCAAGGTCCTCCAGGTTTCAGTCCACCTCACTGCCTGTTTATCCTGTGCTTCAGCAGCTTGTCTATGAGGATGTCATGGGAGACAATGTCAAAGTCTGACGAAAGCCAAGACAAGCTTTGTCTCACTGCAAAAAGCTGTCAGCTTGATCAAGCACtacttccccttcataaatcCTTGCTGGCTACAACTGGTGACCTCCTTGTCTTTTATATGTTCAGAAATGTGTTGCAGAATGATGTGCTCCACCACCTTCCCAAGGGCTGAGGTGGGGCTGACCAAATCCTCTTTTACACCTTCCTCAAAGACACTTGATATCTGCCTTCTCCCAGCCCTCAGAAACCCACCCCAATCACCACATCCCTTCAAAAGTCATCAAGCCTCATTAAAAAGGTGCCCTTTGGCTTCTTCCATGTTTGTGTCTTATCCCTTTCTAAGAGGCCTCATGTACCAAGGCAGGCCACAGACCCGACATTGCTGTGGGGTGATATCCCCAGGTAGGCTGGTACCACTAATCCCAGCACCCAGGGGGAACCATCCAGGAGAAGAATGTAGAggaaccaaaccaaaaaatacccaaagaaACCAGAGCTGGAGTTCCCAGAAGGAAAGGGTGTCTTCCCTTGTGTTGGAGTGTCTCCATCCCAGTATTAGCTTCATGGTGGGCTTAATACCAACTGGAGGAGCCCATGCTGATGCACATCAGTGTGTCTTATTGCTACAGGCCATATCCAAGACCAGAACCTTCACAAAGACTCTCCTCACCATGGGTTCATTAGCTTTGGCAAGCAGGAGGTGCTACAAGTCCCATTGTGGTGTCTCAGGGCTGCAGTTCAAGCATGCAGCTATGCAACAATTGGCTATTTCCATCCCTGGGGGCAGGCTCTTCAGACAAGCAGTGAGGTGATGATAAGGGTCCATGTGGACATACCAAGTGTATCCTGTGCTGATCCAAGACCCTGTCCTGGGATCTCCAAGGCTATGGCAGCATCTACAGCTGATGAACAGTGTCCTGGCAGTTGCCCATGTTGAAGATGAAAAGTTAATGGATCACACTCAGATAACAGCTCTGATGAGCACCAGCAGATAGGCTTCAAGAAGAATTACCCCAGGTGTCCTATCATCCATCCAAAAAGCAGCATCGTAAACATCCCAGGGTCTTTGACCATTGTGTTGTGGTCTTAATTCACATGGAAATGGGTTCTGCCACCAGGCCAGCCCACAGAGTTTTGGGAATCTTCAGCAAACACCAGCCAATGCTCCTCCATGTCCAGGGCTCAAACTACCTTGGGATGCTCCTTCCAATCTTCAGTTGGCATTACTGGTGCCACCATGAGTTTACACCATCCTAGATGATTCTGGGGTACCAGGACGTAGGTGATTCATCCATATATTGAAGACCAGCTCCACCGGCTGCGTCTGTCCTGCCCTGGCAGCTGCGATGCTGATGCAGACATGCCTGTTACTTCAGGGTGATCTCCTATTTCTACCCTTGAAGTATGGATCATCCACACCACTGGTGGGACTTCTTTGGAAGTTGCTATGGAAATGGTGGACAATTGCATCAAATCCCACCATGATGCTTCTTCCAGCTCAGACTGAGCCTCGAAAAACCCCAGGTTCCTCTGCTCCTGGTACAAAACACTTCCTTTGAGATACAAGCTTGTACTGACCCATAAGCCAGCAACCatctcatctcttctccatCTTGCTGGCCAGCGAAAACAGAGCAAAACGCGGCTCCAGAAGCAGGACCAGACAGGaaggcaggggctgcagagaCACTGGTACCTCCAGACTGCAAAACAACATGCTGGGGCAAAACCAGAGCAATCGCTCCCCAGAACATGTTGGCATTGACATGGGAATGCAGGATTTGCCTGCAAGGGGGTAGCATTGGAATGGCTCCAGCATCTCCACAGAGCCCTGGAACTCTCCGATCCCTCGTGTTTTTCAGGGGTATTTCCCAGCCTTAGGGGCttcctgagctgctggctcctttcAGGTGGATGTCTCAACCTGCTATGGTTTATCATCGCTTATAAATTGGTGAGCAGGCAGGGGGGAAGCAATGGATGATCCCACAGGAGTGgagggggagcaggagggaaagaaatgctgctggccagggcacagccacagctcagtgaaggggaaaagaaaggcttaggggttgaaataaaaaaagccaaacaaaaaagctattTAATAACTCTTTCCATGAGATGTTGGAGGCAAATCAAGACAGTGAGAGGGTCTGCAGGGTGCTTGATGCCCATCTCCCATAAACACTGTGGTTCAGCAGCCATCTGCAAAGCTGGTCCCATCCTGATGGGGCTCAGAGGGAGAGTTGGGTGGCTTCTTTGAGGATGGGGTGGGTATTGGCAACAGTCTGGGCTTGATACAGGTAGGAACAGTGATGCTGCAAGACATGGGGCAGGagagctggggatgctgagggtCTTGGGACCTTCTTAGGACTCTCCTTGGGCCATTACAGCCTTGTCCCCATCACTTCCAGAAGCTGGTTTGGAGTCTGCGTCTTTCTGGATGGTGTCCCTGGGGGGTGCCCGAGGAGGAGGGGCAATGATGGCACGTGGCACCTTCCCCTTGAGGTTTGGCATCAACCAGCAGCCAAAATCCTCCccaacccccaaacccaacccagcACAGAGGGGAAGGTGCCCACCTAGTGTAGGGGGGTACAGGAGGTGCTACCCCCCCgctgctgcctgtggcaggggacaAGGCAGAGGCACTTACGAGGACGTCGAAGCTGTCCCGGTAGAGGTGGCGGTCGCAGTGCAGGCAGTCCCCCCGGCAGTCACCCCGTGCCCGGGCgaagaggcagagcagcagcaggtcccAGAGCACAGCCCTCATGGCGGCACCGGCAGCGGCTGCGGCACGGGAGAGGGAAAACCCGTCAGGCCAGGACAGCACCGGCACCACCgagccctgctcctgcaccaAAAAGTGCCCGTTCTCAGCCTGCCCTCCCGCACCCCAACCCGGACACGCGTGTTCCCGGTCTCCCTGACAGAACTGTACTGTCAGGAAAGGAGCCCGGCTGCCTCCTCATTCTCAAAAACAGACCCGCTGTGTCCCAGCTTATTTTTTCCCAGCCGATCTCATGGCATGCGTCCCGGACGGGGCTTATTTTAGCAGATGGACGTGTTGGGGCAGCACGTCCCTGGCTGTCCCCTGAGCAGGGTGCTCCTTCTCTGAGCATCACTGGAGCTGGGTGAGGATGTCCCGCTCCGGTTTCCCCTCTGTGTTGTTTCTGTGGTGGTGCCACACCTTTCTCTGGAGGGTTCagtctgctgctggcagggattGCTTGGGTCTGAGCCCACCCAGTGTGGAGCAGCAAAGACAGTTCCCAAAGAACCTGCATGTGTCCTGTCTGGCTTTGCCAACATCGGTGATGGGCAGCGATTAAGAGACATGACCAAGGTTGTGTGCTTCCCTCCCAATTCCTGGAGATTTAGCCTGATGCATTCCCATGGCCACCTGCAAGCAGGAAGGTTGGTCCTCCTGCTCCGCTCCTCACCCTCATGCCTCCAGGAAAAGGATCCTACATCCCCACGATCCTTGGGAGCAGGTCCTGGTGCTGGTTTATAAAGCAGCAAGGGCGGgagatggaggtgatggagaggagcaggatAAGGATGTGGAGGTTGGTGCTACCCTTGGTGGCACTGAGGTCCCACCAGTGGAGCAGCACTCAGAAACCCCCATACTGGGATGCTCAGAGGTGAGGAAGACCTCAGTGATGGTGGCTTCACAACCTgtgtgctgctccagcaccattTCAGGCTGCTTTGGGGGGGACTTAAGCACCTGAGGATCTCCACTTATTTCCCACTCCACCAAGGTGTGGAGGGCAACCCAACTCTTTGCAGTAGAGGCAGAGCACCCGGTGAGGTCCCCAACCAGCATCACATTCACCTTTCGTCCCTGCCATCCAGGCAGTGACACAGAGCCTGGCAGCTCCCAGTTGTCATTTGCTGGACGGTACAAGGGGAAGCTGATAAGAGCAGGGATTGGGACTTAATCTTCATTGAGTCTCATTAAAACTGGCTGGCGGCGTGAGTCAGAGGTGTGGCAGAGAGCTCCCAGGAGAGGGCAAGCTCCCCCCCAAATCACTCAGCTCCAGAATGGGGTTTGGCAGAGCCAGGGAGGGGGCTGCAACCCACCCCCCAGCCCTGTTCCCATGTACCCATGAGACATCAAGTCCAATGTCCTGGGCTAAGCAGGTCACATCTGGCTGCGGAGGAGGCTCTGAGATTACGGCTCGGCTTTTCTTCCCCGTTAATTGAAAGATGCTATCTGGCGGGCGGGATGCGGTACCCTGCCAGCATCAGTGGCCAGGCCAGGGGTGGGAAAGAGGGAAACAACCCCCTCTGTTTGtgaatctgtgtgtgtgtccccagaTTAAGTCAGTCCGTTAAAAGGGAAGGACCaagtgtggtggtggtggggggggtCTTGCTTCTGCCCTTGGATGTTT
This window of the Melopsittacus undulatus isolate bMelUnd1 chromosome 3, bMelUnd1.mat.Z, whole genome shotgun sequence genome carries:
- the PNOC gene encoding prepronociceptin, whose translation is MRAVLWDLLLLCLFARARGDCRGDCLHCDRHLYRDSFDVLICILECEGEAVPRATWELCAAAAGRPAPRPRDLQDAGDPWHDAVAAVPVSPLQVSELLQRREAEDEGVEEEPGAFLQPPEDISRRLGSFPRGTRGSWPAPMARGVQKRYGGFIGVRKSARKWNNQKRFSEFLKQYLGMSPRSSEYDIAGGISEHNEI